One Leisingera sp. M658 genomic window carries:
- a CDS encoding DnaJ domain-containing protein has product MVFGIFRKMFGGKNAARRNKDLPVIREAVGSGDDGADSERRSRFEDFERETRERLEAQSHEMPGQAYFSQLQALQESISDRRYMDAATAARKSLPLIRKWLEDPRGNGKRLSLSMPALTQGGTMLAITGDRKGLAMLHDLVSEFDHLEEYRADAEKHLAAIDLFDAIRKAVAAKPGILQNKMKSEVGAEDGRLVSNLISWLEKAGEITRAKNGKTYALYVDGVEMSAKDASAIYIEPPRPGSHQARSKPGKPIELNLDKLALLPLPPSPEAWSSQFTLPATSETFEDAEGVWRELTVEAIAPADRPDPAFRKHFTTRGGVLSFDDLAKSEASLGAPGAVMFTSEQDGTPMIERLERPIYALDVHPEGQGFATRSKTNILTVYGEDLKVDFETDLSATPEVAAGRRRLDLGGEGGILWGEPHLALNCIALSPNRDRYLYTHVDEAWCIDRDGKPLWGVRMPERPVETYHQTFELGGIGGHTGTAVEIEEALEEFELALPVTPDEIRRQYRSLVRKLHPDLSPGNEERMKAVNAAYETLTGASHDDLQGKGSAEDLLTFSATVTFMTGGGPDRLQAAAFSGRGDSVLLGTSQGRVLRIDASGKPIALYDVGSAPIRVLETDRYLYIQTFTRLYVLEGDRLVGLQDCTTKCDLLVDEGLVLLVENKGVRVLTEAGRLLGVALTKAPIRRAGIEDGVLVVETRTHRGRFSGLIA; this is encoded by the coding sequence ATGGTGTTTGGCATTTTCAGGAAGATGTTCGGGGGAAAAAACGCTGCAAGGCGGAACAAGGATCTTCCTGTGATTAGAGAGGCGGTCGGCTCAGGCGATGATGGCGCGGACAGTGAGCGCCGCAGCCGTTTTGAGGACTTTGAACGGGAAACGAGGGAGCGCCTTGAGGCACAATCCCATGAAATGCCGGGGCAGGCTTACTTCAGCCAATTACAGGCCCTGCAAGAAAGTATATCGGATCGCAGGTACATGGACGCGGCAACCGCGGCGCGCAAGAGCCTGCCGCTCATTCGCAAGTGGCTCGAGGATCCCAGAGGCAACGGCAAAAGGCTCAGCCTGAGCATGCCCGCGCTCACTCAAGGCGGCACCATGCTGGCCATCACCGGTGACCGGAAGGGACTGGCGATGCTGCATGATCTGGTATCGGAATTCGATCATCTCGAGGAATACCGCGCCGATGCCGAAAAGCATCTTGCCGCCATCGACCTCTTCGACGCCATTCGCAAGGCCGTCGCAGCGAAGCCTGGCATCTTGCAGAACAAGATGAAGTCGGAGGTGGGCGCCGAGGATGGCCGCCTTGTCAGCAACCTGATCTCGTGGCTGGAGAAGGCTGGCGAGATCACCCGCGCTAAGAACGGAAAGACCTACGCGCTCTACGTAGATGGCGTCGAGATGAGTGCCAAGGACGCTTCGGCAATCTACATAGAGCCGCCGCGTCCTGGGTCTCATCAGGCCAGATCCAAGCCGGGCAAGCCCATCGAACTCAACCTCGACAAGCTGGCCTTGTTGCCGCTGCCACCATCCCCGGAGGCCTGGAGCAGCCAGTTTACGCTGCCTGCGACCTCTGAAACATTCGAGGATGCCGAAGGCGTTTGGCGTGAACTTACTGTAGAGGCGATCGCACCCGCGGATCGCCCGGACCCTGCCTTCCGGAAACACTTCACCACGCGCGGCGGTGTCCTTTCCTTTGATGATCTTGCAAAGTCCGAGGCAAGTCTCGGTGCGCCGGGTGCAGTGATGTTCACCTCCGAGCAGGACGGCACCCCTATGATCGAACGACTGGAGCGTCCGATCTATGCGCTTGATGTTCATCCCGAGGGCCAAGGCTTCGCGACACGGTCGAAAACGAATATTCTGACCGTCTATGGTGAGGACCTGAAGGTCGATTTCGAGACCGACCTTTCCGCCACGCCCGAAGTCGCAGCAGGGCGCCGCCGTCTCGATCTTGGCGGGGAAGGTGGTATCCTTTGGGGTGAACCCCACTTGGCGCTCAACTGCATCGCGCTCAGCCCTAACCGAGACCGCTACCTTTACACACATGTGGATGAAGCGTGGTGCATCGACCGGGACGGAAAGCCCCTCTGGGGTGTCCGCATGCCCGAGCGTCCGGTAGAGACCTATCATCAGACCTTCGAATTGGGCGGCATAGGCGGACATACGGGAACCGCCGTGGAAATCGAGGAGGCACTCGAAGAGTTTGAGCTTGCGCTGCCGGTAACGCCGGATGAGATCCGGCGGCAATACCGCAGTCTAGTGCGTAAGCTGCACCCGGACCTCAGCCCAGGCAACGAGGAGCGGATGAAGGCGGTCAACGCGGCTTACGAGACGCTGACTGGGGCCAGCCACGATGATCTGCAGGGTAAGGGAAGTGCCGAGGACTTGCTGACGTTCTCCGCCACCGTGACGTTCATGACCGGCGGCGGTCCTGACCGCCTTCAGGCTGCGGCCTTCTCGGGGCGTGGCGACTCGGTGTTGCTGGGAACCTCCCAGGGGCGGGTCCTGCGCATTGATGCTTCCGGCAAGCCGATCGCTCTATACGATGTGGGCAGCGCGCCGATCCGGGTCCTGGAGACGGATCGCTACCTCTACATCCAGACATTCACCCGGCTTTACGTGCTTGAAGGAGACCGCCTAGTGGGGCTGCAGGACTGCACGACCAAGTGCGACTTGCTGGTCGACGAAGGCTTGGTCTTGCTAGTCGAGAATAAGGGCGTGCGGGTGCTAACGGAGGCGGGCCGACTGCTGGGCGTTGCGCTAACCAAGGCACCGATCCGCCGGGCTGGGATCGAGGATGGCGTGCTTGTCGTCGAAACGCGAACTCATCGCGGCCGGTTCAGCGGTCTCATTGCGTAG
- a CDS encoding toll/interleukin-1 receptor domain-containing protein has protein sequence MTTVFFSYCHADEALRDQLERQLRILQRQGMIETWHDRRIEAGQDFAGEIDAHIEADEIILLLVSPDFLNSDYCYEIEMTRALERHKVGEAIVIPVILRDCLWHGAPFGKLMATPTDGRPVTQWPDIDHAFRLVAEAVQAAAKRIGNPQASSRSSAAPAIMQNTQSVNRSESDQVIRSSNLRVAKTFTDRDRDAFQTEAFEFMAKYFENSLSELSVRNPEIDGSFRRLDANRFSAVAYHKGQAASRCTVFIGGRHMGGIAYTATENAETNGFNENLTVEADEQTLFLRSMGMAHFGQNRDQKLTFEGAAETYWQMFVKPLQ, from the coding sequence ATGACAACTGTTTTCTTTTCCTACTGCCACGCTGACGAGGCACTACGAGACCAGCTGGAACGCCAGCTCAGAATCCTTCAGCGTCAAGGCATGATAGAGACTTGGCACGACCGCCGTATTGAGGCTGGACAGGACTTCGCCGGTGAGATCGACGCGCACATTGAAGCCGATGAGATCATCTTGCTGCTGGTAAGCCCGGATTTTCTAAACTCTGACTATTGCTATGAGATCGAGATGACTCGTGCGCTGGAACGACACAAGGTGGGAGAGGCCATCGTAATCCCGGTCATTCTGCGCGATTGCCTCTGGCATGGCGCCCCCTTCGGCAAGCTGATGGCTACACCAACGGACGGCCGCCCGGTCACGCAATGGCCGGACATCGACCATGCGTTCCGTCTCGTCGCCGAAGCCGTTCAGGCAGCGGCAAAGCGCATAGGTAATCCACAAGCGAGCTCCAGGTCGTCAGCGGCACCTGCAATCATGCAAAACACGCAGTCCGTTAACAGATCGGAATCGGATCAAGTGATCCGGTCAAGTAACCTGCGGGTGGCCAAAACGTTCACGGACCGTGATCGTGATGCATTCCAGACCGAGGCGTTTGAGTTTATGGCGAAATATTTCGAGAATTCGCTTTCTGAATTGTCTGTTCGCAATCCCGAGATTGACGGGTCGTTCCGCAGGCTCGACGCAAATCGCTTCAGTGCGGTTGCCTACCATAAAGGTCAGGCTGCGAGCCGCTGCACCGTGTTCATAGGGGGGCGGCATATGGGGGGCATCGCTTACACTGCGACCGAAAATGCTGAAACCAACGGGTTCAATGAGAACCTAACCGTCGAAGCCGATGAGCAAACCCTTTTTCTTCGGAGCATGGGGATGGCACACTTCGGTCAAAACCGAGATCAGAAGCTGACGTTTGAGGGTGCGGCAGAAACTTATTGGCAGATGTTTGTGAAGCCACTTCAGTAA